In Channa argus isolate prfri chromosome 15, Channa argus male v1.0, whole genome shotgun sequence, the DNA window AGTTCGTATAAAATGATTAATTCATTTGGCCTAACTCCTTCTTGTGAGATATATGAAGGAATACAATGTGTTTGTTCCCTGGTAATACTGCGTTCCAGTCGCTGTGAAACCCCTGCTGCTAATCGTTTGGCTAACGAGTGTCCACTTATGGAGTTTCTGGAGCTTTCCACACATCTCACGGCCTTCTTCCAAAAAATGAGATGCATTACTTAATAGAAAAGGCCGCCCCGgatctttttaatttaaagaccCACTCTGACAATATGGTGCATTGTTTATACAGGtgaaaaaaaacctaaaaaaccaaaaacaaatcacCTCTTTTCTTCAGCTAGACACACTCGAACCGCAGTCAGTGCATTGCCGCCATCTTGTGGGCCATGGCTTTAATGGCGCACGTTTTCCAGCGCTTCCGTCCCGTTTGGACCTAACGGGCAGCCGTAGAGAGACCAAAGCGTCGCCCTAGCAACAGTCGATGTTGGATTAGCTATTTTGTAgcaccgggattcttctaaattgtGTTGAATATTCCTAAAATAAAGACGTTTTTAATTATACCTTTGCTGAGTGAAGCTTTCATGGCCACGAGCAACCCGACAGTGTTTCTTCTCACAGTTAACGGGCAAATTGAGGGAGCGAGCGTGAGTGGTTCTTCTCCGTTTTAGCTTAGCCCGATAGCTTTTATTGGTTAGCCTAACGTGCTAGCTAACTATCGTAGcatgtgttattttaaatccGAAGGGGAAATCGCTCAGATAGGAAATTAATCTCTTGTTGTTTGGTGTCGAATTTCAGTTTCCAGAGTATGACAACCTGTATTGCAAGTATTGTTTTGTCTACGGGCACGACTGGGCTCCCACAACTGTGAGTATTATCCTCAAATGACAATATAATCCAGCCCTCTTCATATGGTACGTTTGCAATGACCTACTTCAcctattttattataaaattgcATAGAGTGTTGTATCAGCAACATGCATGCAACCTTTACAAGCCAAAACAGTTGACTACACCATGTCTAGTTAACGTCTTAACTTAAAAGTCTGCGTGTCTGCTTGTTTCTCTGTAGGGGCTGGAAGAAGGCATCACTCAAATAACCTGTAAAGGCAGTCAGACGTCACCCAAGTTAATATGGAACTTCCCGCTGGAAATAACATTTAAGAGCACAAACCCATTTGGATGTGAGCATCACTCAATGCATTCCTAAATATAACAACTAGACAGAGTTATCTATGAATTTAACCGTGTCACTGAGAGGCCAGTTTTGGCCCCTTAGAAATATGTGATTTAAAACTAAGACCATTAGAAAATAggactttctctctttcttctgttttctcccCCCTTTGTTCACTCTAAAATACACACCTCAGCTTTAAAAGTCTTGACTGCATCAAAACAGTAACATTACTAAAACGTGTACCGCAGCTGTGGCGTTACTGTCAAACTAACTAAACTTTAAAGCAGCGACAGCGTGATcaaaaaagatcaatggctttcggcttgtccctttcaGGGCTGAAGACGCCACGgcagaatgtgttccgcacgttgatttggcatgagttgtatgccagatgcccttcctgtccaGTTTTTacccgggcttgggaccagcagcaaggtagcccttgatggctgggctgGGCaacgcctggtggggtgggattcgattgccttctgcatcccaagccGATGCTCTACGCATTGAGCCACCGCAGCAACAATAAAGACTTTACAAtctgttagcttagcataaagggTGCGTTTGTTTAAAAGTCTTTTAAATTAGTGGCACCATGCTAACAGGCTTTTCCCTGAAATGGGGAAGTAATGTTCAAAAAAACAAGCACTCGCAGAATTTGTAGGGCAGACTGGGAGCAGGAGTCTGAAAGAGGGAGGGGAGCAGGAGTCCGAAAGAGGGAGGGAAGCAAAAGACCATAGCAAAGTTTCATGCCAGCGGCTTAAAAAATGTAGTTTGTGCTTAATGTTTGCGATATAGTAATTTACTTCATCCTACAAAGAATAAGCCACAGTACATCAAAAACATTGGAGATATCGCCCACTACTATCAGAAAGTATGACTAACATTTGGTATTGAATTAAGAATTCCTCTTTGTTCTCTAGGGCCTCAACTTGTGGTGAGTGTGTATGGCCCAGATGTGTTTGGCAATGATGTCGTACGAGGCTATGGAGCAACACACATTCCCTTCACACCTGGACAGTCAGTATTATTTGCAGAAATGTCTCTTAGCTACTGGTATTAATGTTAATGAGCAGTGAGTTCAAATCCACATGCCTATTGCTTGATTCCATCACTAAACTACACATAATAAGCTATCGTGTCATTTAGTTTCTAATTTCTTTTTGGTAGTATTTTTTATGGTCGAGATgaatttgctgtttgtttgcatttcccAGACATACTCAAACTATCCCCATGTTTGTTCCCGAGCCCACATGGAGACTTCAGAAATTCACAAGGTGAGATGTGTCTCAGCGGCTGCAATGctgctgagacacacacacacacagccggtctttcatcaaatatttattgctcgtgtgtgtgtatgtgtgtgtgtcattgtgaggATTGCCGCAGTCCACTGATGAGAATACACTGCATGAGAAtgagtttacatgcactgacaacagcagctggcaaagacacacaaatgtatTGAGTTCCTTTCAACTAACACAGCAGACTGTTCAGGATGCAGAGGTGCACATCTGGatctttacatttgcattttaaatggtGACATTGTTAATAAAAAGTGGTAAAACAAACTATGATACCAAAGTGTAACAAAGCAATTCTCTCTCTATTCACATCACACATATGAATTCATCAGTTGCAGTTGTTTCCAGGTAGGCGCGCGAAATAAGTATCAATGCACTTTAATATCACAATAAGTTTTGTGATACTGTTTGAATTTAGAAAACACTTGATCTTTAATTAAGTTTGGCACTGGCAGACAGCATTtcattttgtgctgtttttaacTCCTGAGGACTAGATCCGATGTTCTAATtccaaaaaactattttttttctttcacttagATTTTATGGATATGTTGGTGTTTTCTTTATACTATGACAgtttttgtgaaattatttattaaaaattgcaACATACTGCTTTTTATACTAAATTGTAAGCCCTGTGTAAAGATGCATATCATATCCCCAGATCCTTCGCGAATACCTAATAGCAGGCACATCTAAATGATTTAGATGTGTAAtggcttctctctctgtctctgtacaTTTAGCTGGCTGTTGGGACGTCGGCCTGAGTACACAGACCCAAAAGTAGTTGCTCAGGGAGAAGGCAGAGaaggtttgttgttgttttattttcataccccaaataacataacataaacataacaatTGTACAGTGGTTGTAACCCCCTTAATACTGAAACACATTTGGgtaaaacaaaaccaagaacAGTAAAGTCCTTAAATGAGATGTATTAAAGGGGAGAATTAAGTGGTTTTAAGGAAATGCATGCTGTTCTCTATAAGAGTAATATCTTAGTGGAAGCTAAAGCTCTTTGCCAGTGTGAAGGAACTTTTCTCTGAATAAGTGGAAACTTTATTCACACTTACTATTAACTATCATTACCATTAATTCCTCTTATACATTTACAGGTCACATACCAAATATATTGGTATTAAAGAATTTGTCGTGCAATACACCAGCTTTCTAAGTGCAGTATCCTGTAGTTTTACACTAAACATTgctgagattttaaaaataatactcATCTCATCTTTAACTGCTTATTCATTGTGTTTCAGTAACAAGGGTGCTCTCTCAAGGCTTCGTCTCCGTCTCCTTTCACATCATGACTAAAGACATGAAGAAGCTTGGCTATGACACAGGGCCGTCAGTTAGTGCAGACGCGCAGTCTTCCTCGTCTGGCTGGTTGACAGAGGAACAAGCATACGTGTTATGAGACGTTTTACTAACTTTACACAAAATCATCTGCCCATACAGATGCttgataatgataaaaaaagacTCACTTTATGCATTATGCTTGTGTTACTTGTTTGggtacatttttttctatactTAGATTTAGACATTTgaattttactgtacttttacagttgtattttaaataaattgacttTTTACGTGCTAATGCTTGAGTGTATGGTGTACGTACAGTAGATACAGCTAAAGATGtcattctttctcttcttctctcttctcagtcttgtaaaaaatgtcagtttactATTCAAGTTTGGATAATTCGGTTAAAAACATACAAGGACAAACAGACGGTGGAGTTACAGAGCGGAagtgatacattttattttgaatgcagCTGCAGTTGTCATCCAACATGGCGCAGTCTGCTGCGTTCATTTGTTTAGATGCCGTTAAAATACCACTGACTTTTCCTAC includes these proteins:
- the b9d1 gene encoding B9 domain-containing protein 1, with the translated sequence MATSNPTVFLLTVNGQIEGASFPEYDNLYCKYCFVYGHDWAPTTGLEEGITQITCKGSQTSPKLIWNFPLEITFKSTNPFGWPQLVVSVYGPDVFGNDVVRGYGATHIPFTPGQHTQTIPMFVPEPTWRLQKFTSWLLGRRPEYTDPKVVAQGEGREVTRVLSQGFVSVSFHIMTKDMKKLGYDTGPSVSADAQSSSSGWLTEEQAYVL